Proteins co-encoded in one Gouania willdenowi chromosome 1, fGouWil2.1, whole genome shotgun sequence genomic window:
- the LOC114471215 gene encoding tripartite motif-containing protein 16-like has protein sequence MAQRQTETLSCSVCLELLKEPVTVPCGHSYCRTCISSFWDGEKEKDVYSCPQCRQTFTPRPVLMKNTVLVELVDQLKESRLQEAAGGPSFAAAEDVACDSCTKRKLKAFKSCLNCVASYCEEHLQPHYQSAAFKRHRLVDPSNKLQENICSRHDEVMKMFCRTDQQCICFLCSMEEHKGHYIVSAAAEHTERQRELQESRADIYKNIQDRGKELQLLEEQLKSIQLSADHTVQHSQQIITELIRVLHRRSSELEKEVRSKQQTEVSVVRALQKKMEQEISELKKRDAELQQISTTEDHIQFVLSYSSLSALSVSTHSSITHTHPHSCFQELTEHLHTILMEDWTKVCGTVERVKVLQLPEPMSRDGFLQYSQKITLDPNTAHRRLRLSEGNRKVTLMFNNPDHHHPDRFTECPQVLSRESLTGRCYWEVEVEVRGGWVSVGVAYKSISRNCVFGSDDKSWMLQCDHNNYTFIHNNIYTNVSGPVSSRIGVYVDHTAATLSFYSVGDTMTLLHRVNTTFTEPLHAGLRFPICLVSTGANAELCEL, from the coding sequence GAGCCGGTGACCGTTCCCTGTGGACACAGCTACTGCAGGACGTGTATCAGCAGCTTCTGGGATGGAGAGAAGGAGAAGGACGTGTACAGCTGTCCTCAGTGCAGACAGACGTTCACACCGAGGCCTGTCCTGATGAAGAACACCGTGCTGGTAGAGTTAGTGGACCAGTTAAAGGAGAGCAGACTCCAAGAAGCTGCTGGAGGTCCCAGCTTTGCTGCAGCTGAAGACGTGGCCTGTGATTCCTGCACAAAGAGGAAACTGAAAGCCTTCAAGTCCTGTTTGAACTGTGTGGCTTCTTACTGTGAGGAACATCTTCAGCCTCATTATCAATCTGCTGCATTCAAGAGGCACAGACTAGTGGATCCCTCCAACAAACTCCAGGAGAACATCTGCTCTCGACACGATGAGGTGATGAAGATGTTCTGCCGCACTGATCAGCAGTGTATCTGTTTTCTCTGCTCCATGGAGGAACATAAAGGCCACTACATTGTTTCAGCTGCAGCAGAACACACTGAGAGGCAGAGAGAGCTGCAGGAGAGTCGAGCTGACATCTACAAGAACATCCAGGACAGAGGGAAAGAGCTGCAGTTGCTTGAGGAGCAGCTGAAGAGCATCCAGCTCTCTGCTGATCACACGGTGCAGCACAGCCAGCAGATCATCACTGAGCTGATCCGTGTCCTCCACAGAAGAAGCTCTGAGTTGGAGAAGGAGGTCCGATCCAAGCAGCAGACTGAAGTGAGCGTGGTGCGAGCGCTTCAGAAGAAGATGGAGCAGGAGATCAGTGAGCTGAAGAAGAGAGACGCTGAGCTGCAGCAGATCTCCACCACTGAGGACCACATCCAGTTTGTCCTCAGCTACAGCTCCCTGTCAGCGCTCAGTGTGTCCACACACtcctccatcacacacacacatcctcacAGCTGCTTCCAGGAGCTCACAGAGCATCTCCACACCATCCTGATGGAGGACTGGACCAAAGTCTGTGGGACTGTGGAGAGAGTGAAGGTTCTACAGCTGCCAGAGCCCATGAGCAGAGATGGATTCTTACAGTATTCACAGAAAATCACTCTGGATCCAAACACAGCTCACAGACGCCTCAGATTATcagaaggaaacagaaaagtaacattaaTGTTCAACAATCctgatcatcatcatccagACAGATTCACTGAGTGTCCTCAGGTCCTGAGCAGAGAGAGTCTGACTGGACgttgttactgggaggtggaggtggaggtgagaGGGGGATGGGTTAGTGTAGGGGTCGCATACAAGAGCATCAGTAGGAACTGTGTGTTTGGATCTGATGACAAATCATGGATGTTACAGTGTGATCATAACAATTACACATTTATCCATAACAACATCTACACTAATGTATCAGGTCCTGTTTCCTCCAGGATTGGAGTGTACGTGGATCACACAGCAGCTACTCTGAGCTTCTACAGCGTTGGTGACACCATGACTCTGCTCCACAGAGTGAACACCACCTTCACTGAGCCGCTCCACGCTGGACTTCGTTTTCCTATTTGTTTAGTATCTACAGGAGCAAATGCTGAGTTGTGTGAACTGTAA